A genomic segment from Streptosporangium roseum DSM 43021 encodes:
- a CDS encoding DsbA family oxidoreductase — protein sequence MQGDVKVEIYSDVVCPWCYIGHTRFARAVERYRAKGGEVEVELRPFQLAPDAESNGEPTLTWAAAKFGGAERAAQMFGHVTGVAAEDGLALDFDHSIQANTFDAHRLIRLAGEQGKGEEALYALFRAHFTDGLDVGSREVLAKLAAELGVRADLGGEDGAAAVREELAQARALGVSSVPLFLFEGQFAVSGAQPEDTLLAALEEVAERTGQAVKAVKTAGADGDACDEDEGYCAV from the coding sequence TTGCAAGGTGACGTGAAGGTTGAAATCTACTCAGACGTCGTCTGTCCCTGGTGCTACATCGGCCATACCCGCTTCGCCCGCGCCGTCGAGCGCTACCGGGCCAAGGGGGGCGAGGTGGAGGTGGAGTTGCGGCCGTTCCAGCTCGCGCCGGACGCCGAGTCCAACGGTGAGCCGACCCTCACGTGGGCGGCGGCGAAGTTCGGTGGGGCCGAGCGGGCCGCGCAGATGTTCGGGCACGTGACCGGGGTCGCCGCGGAGGACGGGCTGGCGCTGGACTTCGATCACTCGATCCAGGCCAACACCTTCGACGCGCACCGCCTCATCCGGCTCGCCGGTGAGCAGGGCAAGGGCGAGGAGGCCCTCTACGCCCTCTTCCGCGCCCACTTCACCGACGGTCTCGACGTCGGCTCCCGCGAGGTCCTCGCCAAGCTGGCCGCCGAGCTGGGGGTCCGGGCGGACCTCGGAGGCGAGGACGGTGCGGCGGCGGTCAGGGAGGAGCTTGCCCAGGCCCGTGCCCTCGGTGTCAGCTCCGTGCCGCTGTTCCTGTTCGAGGGGCAGTTCGCCGTCTCCGGCGCGCAGCCCGAGGACACCCTGCTCGCCGCCCTGGAGGAGGTCGCCGAGCGGACCGGCCAGGCCGTGAAGGCCGTGAAGACCGCCGGCGCTGACGGGGACGCCTGCGACGAGGACGAGGGGTACTGCGCCGTCTGA
- a CDS encoding helix-turn-helix transcriptional regulator — translation MKGRYQVYFERARIPIAAVDGLGRVRESNPAFRSAVARTAEELDGVLAEELLAPGEIDAQRPYWRMLAFGRLDVYRTRIRLVRGDGAVICARVSASVEHRADGLPWRAVAVLDEISSAAPVLSPLQGEVLRLVAGGASNAQIARRLYLTRQAVDYHLVRLRAKLGAESRSALAGRAFVLGLFVPGVWPPVLHPPLAGAGAPECGYWTPRN, via the coding sequence ATGAAGGGCCGGTATCAGGTGTACTTCGAACGTGCCCGGATCCCGATCGCGGCGGTGGACGGGCTCGGCCGGGTCAGGGAGAGCAACCCCGCCTTCCGCTCCGCGGTGGCCCGCACGGCCGAGGAGCTGGACGGAGTCCTGGCGGAGGAGTTGCTCGCGCCCGGCGAGATCGACGCGCAGCGGCCCTACTGGCGGATGCTGGCCTTCGGGCGGCTGGACGTCTACCGGACCCGGATACGGCTGGTCCGCGGGGACGGCGCCGTGATCTGCGCCCGGGTCAGCGCCTCCGTCGAACACCGCGCGGACGGCCTGCCGTGGCGGGCGGTGGCCGTGCTGGACGAGATCTCCTCCGCCGCGCCCGTGCTGAGCCCGCTCCAGGGCGAGGTGCTGCGGCTGGTCGCCGGGGGCGCGTCCAACGCGCAGATCGCCCGGCGGCTGTACCTGACCCGTCAGGCGGTGGACTACCACCTGGTACGGCTGCGCGCCAAGCTCGGCGCCGAGAGCCGGTCGGCGCTGGCCGGGCGGGCGTTCGTGCTGGGCCTGTTCGTGCCCGGGGTGTGGCCGCCGGTCCTGCACCCGCCCCTGGCCGGGGCGGGTGCGCCGGAGTGTGGTTACTGGACGCCGAGGAACTGA
- a CDS encoding alpha/beta hydrolase family protein has protein sequence MRSWSIRICAILLIPLLFLTAAPAGASVDLSAPGSYAVGYADVSVSASGRSFSARVYYPATSAGSGTPVASGQFPAVAFGHGFFQTISKYATLGGHWASWGTITIMPTSQGGLFPNHSAFADDLNAALTWMVAQNTTAGSRFNAHVRTNRLGLSGHSMGGGAGVLAAARNSSVRTVTNLAAAETNPSAAAAAATTTVPMQLVAGTNDSVAGPSGHQIPIYNAKLAPKQLRTIIGGFHCGFTDSGGIGCDSGSITRAAQQAITRRVTTAWLLYYLHDDTAQHDAVWGTSAQTDPAVQFLGVQ, from the coding sequence CGGCCGCCCCCGCCGGGGCCTCCGTCGACCTGTCCGCACCGGGCTCGTACGCCGTCGGCTACGCCGATGTCAGCGTCTCCGCCTCCGGCCGCTCGTTCAGCGCCCGGGTCTACTACCCGGCGACCTCGGCGGGAAGCGGCACGCCCGTCGCCTCCGGGCAGTTCCCGGCGGTGGCCTTCGGTCACGGGTTCTTCCAGACCATCAGCAAGTACGCCACCCTGGGCGGCCACTGGGCCTCCTGGGGCACCATCACGATCATGCCGACCTCGCAGGGCGGCCTGTTCCCCAACCACAGCGCCTTCGCCGACGACCTGAACGCCGCGCTGACCTGGATGGTGGCGCAGAACACCACCGCCGGGTCGCGGTTCAACGCCCACGTGCGCACCAACCGGCTGGGACTGTCGGGGCACTCGATGGGCGGCGGCGCCGGCGTGCTGGCCGCCGCGCGCAACTCGTCGGTGCGGACGGTGACGAACCTGGCCGCCGCCGAGACCAACCCCTCGGCGGCCGCCGCCGCGGCGACCACGACCGTCCCCATGCAGCTGGTCGCCGGTACGAACGACAGCGTCGCGGGTCCGTCGGGCCACCAGATCCCCATCTACAACGCCAAGCTCGCCCCCAAGCAGCTGCGCACGATCATCGGTGGCTTCCACTGCGGCTTCACCGACTCCGGCGGCATCGGCTGCGACAGCGGCTCGATCACCCGGGCCGCCCAGCAGGCGATCACCCGCCGGGTGACCACCGCCTGGCTGCTGTACTACCTCCACGACGACACCGCCCAGCACGACGCGGTCTGGGGCACCTCCGCCCAGACCGACCCGGCCGTTCAGTTCCTCGGCGTCCAGTAA